The following coding sequences lie in one Euhalothece natronophila Z-M001 genomic window:
- a CDS encoding RNA-guided endonuclease InsQ/TnpB family protein, producing the protein MFVLEFKVKAKTTQYQAIDEAIRTTQFVRNKCIRYWMDNQGVNKYALNKLCKQLAEEFSWAKELNSMARQSAAERAWSSISRFYDNCKKGINGKKGYPQFQKNNRSVEYKTSGWKLDLNTRKHITFTDQKGIGRVKLIGTRDLHFYHPDEIKRVRLVRRADGYYCQFLINTEVKEQLEPTKKTIGLDVGLESFYTDSDGHKEPNPRFFREGEQKLKQLQRRLSRKQKGSSNRKKARQKLGKAHLRISRQRKEHALRLARCVITSNDVVAYENLKVSNMTKNHCLAKSISDVGWYQFRVWLEYFAQKFGKVAVAVPPQYTSQQCSNCGRIVKKSLSTRTHACACGANLDRDENAAINILRSGLSTVGRTVTSRLDLVNACGDSTSTSVAPEQLGQVESSAGNVVSSS; encoded by the coding sequence ATGTTTGTCTTAGAGTTTAAGGTCAAAGCCAAAACAACTCAATATCAAGCCATTGACGAAGCAATTCGGACGACTCAATTCGTACGAAATAAGTGCATTCGTTACTGGATGGATAATCAAGGCGTTAACAAATACGCTCTGAACAAACTCTGTAAACAATTGGCAGAGGAGTTTTCTTGGGCTAAAGAACTAAATTCTATGGCAAGACAGTCTGCTGCTGAACGAGCTTGGTCTTCAATTAGTCGGTTCTACGATAACTGTAAGAAAGGAATTAATGGAAAGAAAGGGTATCCTCAGTTCCAAAAAAACAACCGCAGTGTTGAATATAAAACATCTGGATGGAAACTGGACTTAAACACCCGAAAACATATCACTTTCACTGATCAAAAGGGAATTGGTCGAGTCAAGTTAATTGGGACTAGAGACTTACACTTCTATCATCCTGATGAGATTAAACGGGTTCGTTTAGTTCGCCGTGCTGATGGATATTACTGCCAATTCCTCATCAATACAGAAGTCAAAGAACAATTAGAACCGACTAAGAAAACCATAGGGTTAGATGTAGGACTAGAATCTTTCTACACAGATTCTGATGGTCATAAAGAACCTAATCCTCGTTTTTTTCGGGAAGGTGAACAGAAGTTAAAACAGCTTCAACGTCGCCTCTCTCGAAAACAGAAAGGCTCATCTAATCGGAAGAAAGCCAGACAGAAGTTAGGGAAAGCACATTTAAGGATAAGTCGGCAACGTAAAGAACACGCCTTGAGACTGGCGCGTTGCGTAATCACATCTAACGATGTAGTCGCCTATGAAAACTTAAAAGTGTCTAACATGACTAAAAATCACTGTCTAGCTAAATCAATCTCAGATGTGGGTTGGTATCAATTTCGAGTGTGGTTAGAGTATTTCGCACAAAAGTTTGGGAAGGTAGCAGTTGCTGTTCCCCCTCAATACACCAGTCAACAATGCTCTAACTGCGGTCGAATCGTGAAGAAGTCTCTATCAACTAGAACTCATGCTTGTGCGTGTGGAGCTAACTTGGATAGAGATGAGAATGCAGCAATCAACATTCTGAGAAGTGGATTAAGTACCGTCGGGCGGACGGTAACATCAAGGCTTGACCTTGTAAACGCTTGTGGAGATTCGACCTCTACTTCAGTTGCTCCCGAGCAATTGGGGCAAGTTGAGTCGTCTGCTGGAAACGTAGTTTCTAGTAGTTAG
- a CDS encoding outer membrane protein assembly factor BamB family protein yields MSKKKGPPPIVYIVGVLVLGFGGYQVYQMLTELTNTGDDSNTAMFRGNLQRTGEYPGGGPTELNELLWQFPTNALVFSSPTVSEGVVYFGSLDNYLYAVDVETGQELWNFPTGYRVDSSPAVSEGVVYFGSGDNHLYAVDAETGQELWNFPTGWKIVSSPAVSEGVVYFGSSDSHLYAVDVETGQELWNFPTENTVNSSPAVSEGVVYFGSLDGHLYAVDIETEQELWNFQTDDFVFSSPAVSEGVVYFGSFDNHLYAVDVETGQELWNFQTGDRVDSSPAVSEGVVYFGSGDNHLYAVDVETGQELWNFPTESAVMSSPAVSEGVVYFGSRDNYLYAVDVETGQELWNFQHDGQVTSSPAISEGVVYFGSDDGRLRAVR; encoded by the coding sequence ATGTCTAAGAAAAAAGGACCACCGCCCATTGTTTATATTGTAGGTGTTTTAGTTCTCGGTTTTGGTGGCTATCAGGTTTATCAGATGTTAACCGAATTAACAAATACTGGAGATGACTCCAATACCGCAATGTTTAGAGGAAACTTACAACGCACAGGAGAATATCCAGGGGGAGGGCCCACTGAACTTAACGAACTACTCTGGCAATTTCCCACTAATGCTTTGGTATTCTCATCGCCAACAGTATCAGAGGGAGTCGTTTATTTTGGTAGCCTTGATAATTACCTTTATGCGGTAGATGTGGAGACGGGACAAGAACTTTGGAATTTTCCAACTGGCTATCGGGTAGACTCATCGCCAGCAGTATCAGAGGGAGTGGTTTATTTTGGTAGCGGTGATAATCACCTTTATGCCGTAGATGCGGAGACCGGGCAAGAACTTTGGAATTTTCCAACTGGGTGGAAGATAGTCTCATCGCCAGCGGTGTCAGAGGGAGTGGTTTATTTTGGTAGCTCTGATAGTCACCTTTATGCGGTAGATGTAGAGACGGGACAAGAACTTTGGAATTTTCCAACTGAGAATACGGTAAACTCATCGCCAGCGGTGTCAGAGGGAGTGGTTTATTTTGGTAGCCTTGATGGTCACCTTTATGCCGTAGATATAGAGACTGAACAAGAACTTTGGAACTTTCAAACTGATGATTTTGTATTCTCATCCCCAGCAGTGTCAGAGGGAGTGGTTTATTTTGGGAGTTTTGATAATCACCTTTATGCGGTAGATGTGGAAACGGGACAAGAACTTTGGAACTTTCAAACTGGCGATCGGGTAGACTCATCGCCAGCAGTATCAGAGGGAGTGGTTTATTTTGGGAGCGGTGATAATCACCTTTATGCCGTAGATGTAGAGACGGGACAAGAACTTTGGAACTTTCCCACTGAGAGTGCGGTAATGTCATCGCCAGCAGTATCAGAGGGAGTGGTTTATTTTGGTAGTCGTGATAATTACCTTTATGCGGTAGATGTAGAAACGGGACAAGAACTTTGGAACTTTCAACATGATGGTCAGGTAACGTCATCGCCAGCAATATCAGAGGGAGTAGTTTATTTTGGTAGCGATGATGGTCGGTTACGAGCAGTGAGGTAA
- the pheS gene encoding phenylalanine--tRNA ligase subunit alpha: protein MTSSLDLETQLEQLKTEALSAIAQSDNLETLEQLRVQYLGKKGQLSQVLRGMGKLSAEERPKIGSLANEIKEAITSAIEETHDNLQRSQLEAQLAAETLDVTMPGVMRPLGQVHPLNGMIDKMLDIFVGLGYTVAEGFEVETDYYNFEALNTPQDHPARDMQDTFYLPDGTLLRTHTSSVQIRYMEQHDPPVRVIAPGRVYRRDTVDATHSAVFHQLELLAVEEGLKFSDLRGTIKEFLRQMFGEDLQVRFRASYFPFTEPSAEVDVQWQGKWLEVLGCGMVDPNVLKAVGYDPERYTGFAAGLGVERFAMVLHQIDDIRRLYNSDLRFLRQFI from the coding sequence ATGACCTCCTCCCTGGATTTAGAAACGCAACTGGAACAGCTGAAAACTGAAGCACTAAGCGCGATCGCGCAGTCAGATAATTTAGAAACCCTCGAACAACTTCGCGTCCAGTATTTAGGCAAAAAGGGGCAACTCTCGCAAGTTTTACGGGGGATGGGAAAACTGTCAGCCGAAGAACGCCCTAAAATTGGTTCTTTAGCCAATGAGATTAAAGAAGCAATTACCAGTGCCATTGAAGAAACCCATGACAATTTACAGCGATCGCAGTTAGAAGCCCAACTGGCAGCAGAAACCCTTGATGTTACCATGCCTGGAGTGATGCGCCCTCTCGGACAAGTGCATCCCCTTAATGGCATGATTGATAAAATGCTTGATATTTTTGTCGGATTAGGGTACACAGTAGCCGAAGGATTTGAGGTAGAAACAGATTACTACAACTTTGAAGCCCTCAATACTCCCCAAGATCATCCTGCGCGGGATATGCAAGACACCTTTTATCTCCCAGATGGCACCTTGTTACGCACCCACACTTCCTCGGTGCAAATTCGCTACATGGAACAGCATGATCCCCCAGTGCGAGTAATTGCCCCAGGGCGAGTTTATCGACGGGATACAGTTGACGCAACCCACTCGGCAGTTTTTCATCAACTAGAACTTTTAGCTGTAGAAGAAGGATTAAAATTTAGCGATCTGCGAGGAACTATTAAAGAATTTCTCCGACAAATGTTTGGAGAGGATTTACAAGTACGTTTTCGCGCCAGTTATTTCCCCTTTACTGAACCCTCGGCAGAAGTTGATGTGCAGTGGCAAGGAAAATGGCTAGAAGTTCTAGGCTGTGGCATGGTTGATCCCAATGTTTTAAAAGCTGTGGGATATGATCCCGAACGCTACACTGGCTTTGCTGCTGGGTTAGGGGTAGAACGTTTTGCGATGGTATTACACCAAATTGATGATATCCGTCGGCTTTATAATAGTGATTTACGCTTTCTACGACAATTTATCTAG
- a CDS encoding PP2C family serine/threonine-protein phosphatase yields MSWTVINYSAIGTKHQEQGLPCQDYSNYRHYDDVVIGAVADGAGSAKHSDVGAKLAVETTLSFLSGTEQFQKDPGFAQWSKKPKKVDKPPPNQVIRQLATDLCKKVLTALTEEAENMDCQPEDFNCTLLVVIATSTWFAGIQIGDGFIVVRSEDQNPELVFKPDKGEFANETTFVTSEDVESQLQVKVLPPQKFICVASDGLEAVAIRFSDWMAFPPFFQPLEECLEEETSQEEKEAYLQTFLESERLNQRTGDDKTVLLCLNTS; encoded by the coding sequence ATGAGTTGGACAGTTATCAATTATTCTGCCATTGGAACTAAGCACCAAGAGCAGGGTCTTCCTTGTCAAGATTATAGCAATTATCGCCATTATGATGATGTGGTGATTGGGGCAGTTGCGGATGGAGCAGGAAGTGCCAAACATTCCGATGTGGGGGCAAAATTAGCGGTAGAAACCACCCTTTCTTTTTTATCTGGAACGGAACAATTTCAAAAAGATCCTGGGTTTGCTCAATGGTCAAAAAAACCTAAAAAAGTTGATAAACCCCCACCAAATCAAGTAATACGGCAATTAGCAACCGATCTCTGCAAAAAGGTGCTAACGGCTTTGACTGAGGAAGCAGAAAACATGGACTGTCAGCCAGAGGACTTTAATTGTACGCTTTTAGTCGTTATTGCCACCTCAACTTGGTTTGCAGGGATACAAATTGGAGATGGGTTTATTGTTGTCCGTTCAGAGGATCAGAATCCAGAATTAGTATTCAAACCAGATAAAGGGGAATTTGCCAATGAAACCACTTTTGTTACTTCTGAGGATGTAGAATCTCAACTTCAGGTTAAAGTGCTTCCTCCTCAAAAATTTATTTGTGTTGCAAGTGATGGCTTAGAAGCAGTGGCAATTCGGTTTAGTGATTGGATGGCTTTTCCGCCGTTTTTTCAGCCACTTGAGGAGTGCTTAGAGGAAGAAACGAGCCAAGAAGAAAAAGAAGCCTATCTTCAGACATTTCTAGAGTCTGAGCGTCTAAATCAACGTACTGGCGATGACAAAACCGTATTATTATGTCTCAACACTTCCTAA
- a CDS encoding outer membrane protein assembly factor BamB family protein, whose amino-acid sequence MTTLLTKTGERIQLVKALAQGGEGEIWKTSKTGYLAKIYQHPTRERIEKLQVMLNYPPRDPNASRNHISFAWPLSLLEDSHQKPVGFLMPAIEGGRELLQVYSPRLRKQNKLEVDWRFLHVTALNVASIIQALHYTGYVLGDIKPQNILVNNRALPSIIDTDSFQVRDPDTGKIHRCPVASEDYTPVELIGKDITKVQQDEVQDRFRLAVIIHCLLFGNTPFHGKWVGQGEQPQPTELVKQGWWPYAENSLIQPSYLTIPLDVVHPSLKSCFLRAFNEGQQNPSLRPSAGEWKKVLEQAVEELKECPKKTLHVFSSHDPWGECYWCQRSQQLGVDIFYGKDKLNQQQPVNQAKVQPKTIPNSTTTSSKANSVTTPSKTTAQNSNLPVSNKKQNKIISISAISALFITTTIAIAQLTNEVLWQFPTDADVSSSPAVSERVVYFDNDDNHLYAVDVETGQEIWNFQTRTVLPALSSPAVAEGVIYFGRRDNRLYAVDVETGQEVWNFQTDDDVRSSPAVSEGVVYFGSDDNRLYAVDVETGQEVWNFQTDDDVHSSPAVSEGVVYFGSWDNHLYAVDVETGQELWNFPTEGSVGSSPAVSEGVVYFGSGDNHLYAVDVETGEEIWNFPTEGSVGSSPTVSEGVVYFGSYNFITYNGHLYAVDVETGEEIWNLPTDGLGRSSPAVAEGVIYFGSRDNHLYAVDVETGEEIWNFPTEGWVRSSPTVSEGVVYFGSNDNHLYAVDVETEQELWNFQTDDNVRSSPTVSE is encoded by the coding sequence ATGACTACCTTACTAACTAAGACAGGGGAAAGAATCCAGTTAGTAAAAGCTCTTGCTCAAGGGGGGGAGGGCGAAATTTGGAAGACAAGTAAAACGGGCTATCTTGCCAAAATTTATCAGCATCCCACACGGGAAAGGATTGAGAAATTACAGGTCATGCTGAACTATCCTCCTCGTGATCCCAATGCTAGTCGCAATCATATCTCTTTTGCTTGGCCCCTATCTCTGTTAGAAGATTCTCACCAAAAACCAGTGGGCTTTTTAATGCCAGCCATTGAAGGAGGGCGAGAATTATTACAAGTTTATAGTCCTCGTTTACGAAAGCAGAACAAATTGGAGGTAGATTGGCGGTTTCTTCATGTTACAGCCTTGAATGTAGCTTCGATTATTCAGGCTTTACATTACACCGGTTATGTTTTAGGAGATATCAAGCCTCAGAATATCTTAGTGAATAACCGCGCTTTACCCTCAATCATTGATACAGATTCGTTTCAGGTGCGCGATCCAGATACGGGAAAAATTCATCGTTGTCCAGTGGCTTCAGAAGATTATACACCAGTGGAATTAATCGGAAAGGACATTACTAAAGTACAGCAAGATGAAGTACAGGATCGATTTCGGTTAGCAGTGATTATTCATTGTTTGCTGTTTGGCAATACTCCATTTCATGGCAAATGGGTAGGACAAGGGGAACAACCTCAACCAACGGAGTTAGTGAAACAAGGATGGTGGCCCTATGCCGAGAATAGTTTAATTCAACCTAGCTATTTAACCATTCCCTTAGATGTGGTTCACCCTAGCTTAAAGTCTTGCTTTTTAAGAGCGTTTAATGAAGGACAGCAAAATCCCAGTTTGCGTCCCAGTGCAGGGGAATGGAAAAAGGTTCTGGAACAAGCAGTAGAGGAGTTAAAAGAGTGTCCTAAAAAAACGCTTCATGTGTTTAGTTCCCATGACCCATGGGGAGAGTGTTATTGGTGTCAGCGTAGTCAACAATTAGGGGTTGATATTTTTTATGGGAAAGATAAGTTAAACCAACAGCAGCCAGTTAATCAAGCAAAGGTTCAGCCTAAGACAATTCCAAATTCAACAACCACATCATCAAAAGCAAATTCAGTAACAACACCATCAAAGACAACAGCTCAAAATTCTAATCTTCCTGTTTCTAATAAAAAACAAAATAAAATAATTAGTATTTCTGCAATATCGGCATTATTTATTACGACTACTATAGCTATAGCACAATTAACAAATGAAGTCCTCTGGCAATTTCCTACTGATGCTGACGTATCCTCATCGCCAGCGGTGTCAGAGAGAGTGGTTTATTTTGATAACGATGATAATCACCTTTATGCCGTAGATGTGGAGACCGGACAAGAAATTTGGAACTTTCAAACTAGGACTGTGCTACCTGCATTGTCATCGCCAGCAGTAGCAGAGGGAGTAATTTATTTTGGTAGGCGTGACAATCGCCTTTATGCCGTAGATGTAGAAACGGGACAAGAGGTTTGGAACTTTCAAACTGATGATGATGTACGCTCATCCCCAGCCGTGTCAGAGGGAGTGGTTTATTTTGGTAGCGATGATAATCGCCTTTATGCCGTAGATGTAGAAACGGGACAAGAGGTTTGGAACTTTCAAACTGATGATGATGTACACTCATCCCCAGCCGTGTCAGAGGGAGTGGTTTATTTTGGGAGTTGGGATAATCACCTTTATGCGGTAGATGTAGAAACGGGACAAGAACTTTGGAACTTTCCAACTGAGGGTTCGGTAGGCTCATCGCCAGCAGTGTCAGAGGGAGTAGTTTATTTTGGTAGCGGTGATAATCACCTTTATGCGGTAGATGTGGAGACGGGAGAAGAAATTTGGAACTTTCCAACTGAGGGTTCGGTAGGCTCATCCCCAACCGTGTCAGAGGGAGTGGTTTATTTTGGGAGCTATAATTTTATTACCTATAATGGTCACCTTTATGCGGTAGATGTGGAGACGGGAGAAGAAATTTGGAACCTTCCAACTGACGGATTGGGACGCTCGTCGCCAGCAGTAGCAGAGGGAGTAATTTATTTTGGTAGCCGTGACAATCACCTTTATGCGGTAGATGTGGAGACGGGAGAAGAAATTTGGAACTTTCCAACTGAGGGTTGGGTACGCTCATCCCCAACCGTGTCAGAGGGAGTGGTTTATTTTGGGAGCAATGATAATCATCTTTATGCCGTAGATGTAGAAACAGAACAAGAACTTTGGAACTTTCAAACTGATGATAATGTACGCTCATCCCCAACCGTGTCAGAGTGA
- a CDS encoding vWA domain-containing protein, with translation MPVGMPEFVENPSSRCPVVLLLDTSGSMSGQPIEQLNRGLSAFLEDVQKDEQASLSVELALVKFGGSPQLINNFQTVDELQAPYLSAEGLTPMGEAINYALDLLETRKSNYKENGVQYYRPWVFLITDGAPNNDSPWQMAADRVKQAETEKRLLFFTVAVEGANMEILKQIAPSNRPPVWLNGLDFRSMFLWLSASMKQVSGQKVGEAVELPPVSGWAQIDT, from the coding sequence ATGCCTGTAGGGATGCCAGAATTTGTAGAAAACCCTTCTAGTCGCTGTCCAGTGGTTTTATTACTTGATACATCTGGCTCAATGTCGGGTCAACCCATCGAACAATTAAACCGAGGATTATCAGCTTTTCTTGAAGATGTACAGAAAGATGAACAAGCCTCCTTAAGTGTTGAGTTAGCTTTGGTGAAATTTGGCGGTTCTCCACAACTGATCAATAATTTCCAAACCGTGGATGAATTGCAAGCTCCCTATCTCAGTGCAGAGGGCTTAACACCAATGGGAGAAGCCATTAACTATGCCTTAGACTTATTAGAAACTCGTAAAAGTAATTATAAAGAGAATGGGGTACAGTATTATCGCCCTTGGGTGTTCTTAATTACTGACGGTGCGCCCAATAATGACTCTCCTTGGCAAATGGCAGCTGATCGAGTCAAACAAGCCGAAACCGAAAAACGACTGCTTTTCTTTACGGTAGCCGTGGAAGGAGCAAACATGGAAATTCTTAAGCAAATTGCTCCCTCTAATCGTCCTCCAGTGTGGTTAAATGGTTTAGATTTTCGCTCTATGTTCCTGTGGCTTAGTGCCTCCATGAAACAAGTTTCTGGTCAAAAAGTGGGCGAAGCTGTGGAACTTCCGCCAGTTAGTGGTTGGGCCCAAATTGATACTTAA
- the ispD gene encoding 2-C-methyl-D-erythritol 4-phosphate cytidylyltransferase — protein sequence MHLLIPAAGRGQRMGSDRNKLLLPLLGKPLLAWTLLEAEASTEIKWIGIVGQSFDFPDFKGIIEDLNLITPIHFIEGGNTRQESVFNGLQALPEEARYVLIHDGARCLVTRELFDRCSEALNKNRAVIAGVPVKDTIKVVDEKGYITDTPDRSQMWAAQTPQGFEVELLKWCHRQGQVLGWQVTDDAALLERCQFPVKIVEGEETNLKLTTRVDLAIAQFILEQRQDPH from the coding sequence ATGCATTTATTAATCCCTGCCGCTGGACGGGGACAACGAATGGGCAGTGATCGCAATAAGTTATTATTACCCTTATTGGGTAAACCCTTGCTTGCTTGGACATTACTCGAAGCAGAGGCTTCCACAGAAATTAAATGGATTGGCATTGTGGGACAATCCTTTGACTTTCCTGATTTTAAAGGGATTATAGAAGACTTAAATTTAATCACTCCCATTCACTTCATTGAGGGGGGCAACACGCGACAGGAATCGGTTTTTAATGGCTTACAAGCCTTACCAGAGGAGGCACGCTACGTTTTGATCCATGATGGGGCGCGATGTTTAGTGACGCGAGAATTATTTGATCGTTGTAGTGAAGCCCTTAACAAGAATCGGGCGGTGATTGCTGGCGTTCCCGTTAAAGATACAATTAAAGTGGTTGATGAAAAGGGTTATATTACTGATACACCAGATCGTAGTCAAATGTGGGCAGCCCAAACCCCCCAAGGCTTTGAGGTAGAACTCTTAAAATGGTGTCATCGCCAGGGACAAGTGTTAGGCTGGCAAGTTACTGATGATGCAGCTTTACTAGAACGATGCCAATTCCCTGTGAAAATTGTGGAAGGGGAAGAAACGAACCTGAAGCTAACGACAAGAGTTGATCTCGCGATCGCGCAATTTATCCTTGAACAAAGACAAGATCCCCATTAA